A single region of the Malaclemys terrapin pileata isolate rMalTer1 chromosome 4, rMalTer1.hap1, whole genome shotgun sequence genome encodes:
- the LOC128836907 gene encoding carbonic anhydrase 4-like, protein MNLAWVPHLIVLETLLGAGYTSTDTADTWCYEDPKCGPETWAALGHFNGTRQSPINIVTPAAVHNPHLGAVSLAGYGDARKLIYMKNKGTTVEVHLADGLHLSAQGLPAIYTAKSFHLHWGQGAARPGSEHFINHKQFSMELHIVHTKNNLSMADALKDPEGIAVLAFFLQATAHARPSRSWDSFTRHLKNVALKGKKTNLDGSFSLRGLLGSVDLARYYRYHGSLTTPNCDEVVVWTVFPSPILVPPGVVAAFPSILRSTNSDAGPRLQNNYRPLQSLGDRQVQASAALRVTPSSSSSPQPAALIPLLISTAAIAWHL, encoded by the exons ATGAATCTCGCCTGGGTCCCGCACCTCATTGTGCTGGAGACGCTGCTGGGAGCCGGCTACACCAGTACCGACACGGCAG aTACCTGGTGCTACGAAGACCCAAAATGCG GTCCAGAGACATGGGCAGCTCTGGGGCACTTTAACGGCACCAGGCAGTCCCCGATCAACATCGTCACCCCTGCAGCTGTCCACAATCCCCACTTGGGGGCTGTGTCCCTCGCTGGCTATGGGGATGCCAGGAAGCTTATCTACATGAAGAACAAGGGGACGACAG TGGAGGTGCATTTAGCGGATGGGCTCCATCTCAGcgcccaggggctcccagctaTCTACACAGCCAAATCCTTCCACCTCCACTGGGGTCAGGGGGCAGCCCGGCCTGGATCAGAGCATTTCATCAATCACAAACAGTTCTCCATGGAG CTCCATATTGTTCATACCAAGAACAACCTGAGCATGGCTGACGCCCTCAAGGATCCCGAGGGAATTGCTGTGCTGGCCTTCTTCCTCCAG GCAACAGCCCACGCACGCCCCTCCCGCTCCTGGGATTCCTTCACCCGGCACTTGAAGAACGTGGCTCTGAAGG gGAAGAAAACGAATCTGGACGGCTCCTTCTCCCTGCGCGGGCTCCTGGGCTCGGTGGACCTAGCCCGCTATTACCGCTACCACGGCTCCCTCACCACCCCCAACTGTGACGAAGTCGTGGTCTGGACTgtcttccccagccccatcctggtGCCTCCTGGCGTG GTGGCTGCATTCCCCTCCATCCTCCGCTCCACAAACTCAGATGCTGGGCCCCGGCTGCAGAACAACTACCGGCCTCTGCAGAGCCTTGGGGATCGCCAAGTGCAGGCCTCGGCGGCCCTCCGAGTCACCCCCAGCTCCTCTTCCAGCCCGCAGCCTGCAGCCTTGATCCCTCTGCTCATCAGTACCGCAGCAATCGCCTGGCACCTATAG